One Portunus trituberculatus isolate SZX2019 chromosome 7, ASM1759143v1, whole genome shotgun sequence genomic window carries:
- the LOC123498687 gene encoding rhythmically expressed gene 5 protein-like: MLITRLFLIAAGMSLVSSHAISIWEMLPTQEKMGQIMYFFVHLVNQNCASSYTPDCHHVLLVRGLSALVNMGEHTLNKLDPHQRDAQRVIWGAVMGDTWLPLPGTPTPPLLPRPPR; this comes from the exons atgcTGATAACGCGGCTGTTTCTTATCGCTGCGGGGATGTCACTGGTTTCAAGTCACGCCATTTCTATTTGGGAAATGCTGCCGACACAAGAGAAG atggGTCAAATTATGTACTTTTTTGTCCATCTCGTCAACCAAAACTGCGCCTCTTCGTACACACCag acTGTCACCACGTGCTCCTGGTCCGAGGTCTGAGTGCTTTGGTGAACATGGGTGAACACACGCTCAACAAACTCGACCCCCACCAGAGAGATGCCCAACGGGTGATCTGGGGCGCTGTTATGGGTGACACCTGGCTCCCCCTCCCAGGCACCCCCACGCCTCCCCTACTACCTCGTCCCCCAAG GTGA
- the LOC123498678 gene encoding uncharacterized protein LOC123498678 isoform X2, whose amino-acid sequence MSNEIDHAFPNPPHAPEPSPQHFLDALHPYAPLPSTLNTPGKAVSSPHPHAVKVAPPPGFKNSDGKSNDSETGPSDRFAGWSDSEAMVGRPEEVVREFEEWSGSSDVVVGNQEPVEDIYVSWSDAEMVVSDQRVPGDRFAGWSDIGVTGNAQDIPDDRFASWNDAGMTENAQDTPDDRFAGWSDFAVIETTKDTPDDRFASWNDAGMTENAQDTPDDRFASWNDAGMAEKHEEASWNDARMSESLLNAPVNTQTVWSESRGLEEEANNNRQGWSDRRTSETRIGGGQDAHSQARTESDRQTDRYASWSDSEAGMDTEEGKENVKPAGIEPSANFEPLMMESRFVVSRVPPPRAVQSTNRRNVPPPLPLPLPLLVH is encoded by the exons ATGTCCAACGAGATAGACCACGCCTTTCCCAACCCACCCCACGCACCCGAGCCCTCACCCCAGCACTTCCTAGACGCCCTGCACCCATACGCACCCCTCCCCAGCACCCTCAACACCCCGGGGAAGGCAGTGAGCAGCCCCCACCCCCATGCTGTCAAGGTGGCTCCTCCCCCTGGATTCAAGAACAGTGATGGGAAAAGTAATGACAGTGAAACAGGACCTTCAGATCGTTTCGCCGGCTGGAGTGACAGTGAGGCAATGGTGGGGCGCCccgaggaggtggtgagggagttTGAGGAgtggagtggtagtagtgacgTGGTAGTGGGCAATCAAGAGCCGGTGGAGGATATTTACGTCTCGTGGAGTGACGCAGAGATGGTTGTGAGTGATCAGCGTGTTCCAGGCGATAGATTTGCTGGATGGAGTGACATTGGAGTGACTGGAAACGCACAAGACATTCCAGATGACAGATTTGCTTCCTGGAATGACGCTGGAATGACTGAAAATGCCCAAGACACTCCAGATGACAGATTTGCTGGATGGAGTGACTTTGCAGTGATTGAAACCACCAAAGATACTCCAGATGACAGATTTGCTTC CTGGAATGACGCTGGAATGACTGAAAATGCCCAAGACACTCCAGATGACAGATTTGCTTCCTGGAATGACGCTGGAATGGCTGAGAAACACGAGGAGGCAAGCTGGAATGACGCTAGAATGAGTGAAAGCCTCCTGAACGCTCCAGTGAACACTCAAACAGTCTGGAGTGAGAGCAGAGGATTGGAAGAAGAGGCGAACAATAACAGACAGGGATGGAGTGACAGGCGAACCTCAGAGACCAGAATAGGAGGTGGACAGGACGCGCACAGCCAGGCAAGGACCGaatcagacaggcagacagacagatacgcTTCCTGGAGTGACAGTGAGGCTGGAATGGACACGGAGGAgggtaaagaaaacgtgaaaccAGCTGGAATAGAACCATCTGCCAATTTTGAGCCTCTGATGATGGAAAGCCGCTttgttgtgagccgagtgccGCCCCCCCGCGCCGTTCAGAGCACTAACAGAAgaaatgttcctcctcctcttcctcttcctcttcctcttcttgttcattga
- the LOC123498678 gene encoding uncharacterized protein LOC123498678 isoform X1: MSNEIDHAFPNPPHAPEPSPQHFLDALHPYAPLPSTLNTPGKAVSSPHPHAVKVAPPPGFKNSDGKSNDSETGPSDRFAGWSDSEAMVGRPEEVVREFEEWSGSSDVVVGNQEPVEDIYVSWSDAEMVVSDQRVPGDRFAGWSDIGVTGNAQDIPDDRFASWNDAGMTENAQDTPDDRFASWNDAGMIENTQNIPDDRFASWNDAGMTENAQDTPDDRFASWNDAGMAEKHEEASWNDARMSESLLNAPVNTQTVWSESRGLEEEANNNRQGWSDRRTSETRIGGGQDAHSQARTESDRQTDRYASWSDSEAGMDTEEGKENVKPAGIEPSANFEPLMMESRFVVSRVPPPRAVQSTNRRNVPPPLPLPLPLLVH; the protein is encoded by the exons ATGTCCAACGAGATAGACCACGCCTTTCCCAACCCACCCCACGCACCCGAGCCCTCACCCCAGCACTTCCTAGACGCCCTGCACCCATACGCACCCCTCCCCAGCACCCTCAACACCCCGGGGAAGGCAGTGAGCAGCCCCCACCCCCATGCTGTCAAGGTGGCTCCTCCCCCTGGATTCAAGAACAGTGATGGGAAAAGTAATGACAGTGAAACAGGACCTTCAGATCGTTTCGCCGGCTGGAGTGACAGTGAGGCAATGGTGGGGCGCCccgaggaggtggtgagggagttTGAGGAgtggagtggtagtagtgacgTGGTAGTGGGCAATCAAGAGCCGGTGGAGGATATTTACGTCTCGTGGAGTGACGCAGAGATGGTTGTGAGTGATCAGCGTGTTCCAGGCGATAGATTTGCTGGATGGAGTGACATTGGAGTGACTGGAAACGCACAAGACATTCCAGATGACAGATTTGCTTCCTGGAATGACGCTGGAATGACTGAAAATGCCCAAGACACTCCAG ATGACAGATTTGCTTCCTGGAATGACGCTGGAATgattgaaaacacacaaaacattccAGATGACAGATTTGCTTCCTGGAATGACGCTGGAATGACTGAAAATGCCCAAGACACTCCAGATGACAGATTTGCTTCCTGGAATGACGCTGGAATGGCTGAGAAACACGAGGAGGCAAGCTGGAATGACGCTAGAATGAGTGAAAGCCTCCTGAACGCTCCAGTGAACACTCAAACAGTCTGGAGTGAGAGCAGAGGATTGGAAGAAGAGGCGAACAATAACAGACAGGGATGGAGTGACAGGCGAACCTCAGAGACCAGAATAGGAGGTGGACAGGACGCGCACAGCCAGGCAAGGACCGaatcagacaggcagacagacagatacgcTTCCTGGAGTGACAGTGAGGCTGGAATGGACACGGAGGAgggtaaagaaaacgtgaaaccAGCTGGAATAGAACCATCTGCCAATTTTGAGCCTCTGATGATGGAAAGCCGCTttgttgtgagccgagtgccGCCCCCCCGCGCCGTTCAGAGCACTAACAGAAgaaatgttcctcctcctcttcctcttcctcttcctcttcttgttcattga